The following coding sequences lie in one Rothia sp. SD9660Na genomic window:
- a CDS encoding MscL family protein, translated as MVDLAVGMSIGTAYTAVVTTLVDPILMPAISCWSAPPPWTSSSSLGRLRLASS; from the coding sequence GTCGACCTCGCAGTCGGTATGAGCATTGGTACCGCCTATACCGCAGTTGTTACTACCCTTGTTGACCCCATTCTGATGCCCGCCATCTCATGCTGGTCGGCTCCCCCACCTTGGACGAGTTCTTCGTCTTTGGGCAGGTTAAGGTTGGCGTCTTCCTGA
- the glmM gene encoding phosphoglucosamine mutase: protein MSRLFGTDGVRGLANEVITPALAMELAQAASIVLGFNTVKEGVRPKAVIAHDSRISGEFIGAAMTAGFAASGVDVLDAGMVPTPAAAYLVASTEADFGVMISASHNAAEDNGIKFLARGGKKLDDAIEDAIEALYRSKDFRYPTHSEVGRVRPLTDGEDRYVTHLVSTMPEHRRLNGLKVVLDCANGASSGVSPDAFRTLGAKVFVIGAEPDGININDGVGSTHPEKLQEAVVRHSADLGIAHDGDADRCMAVDEQGNLVDGDQIMSILALSMKEAGTLKDDTLVATVMSSLGLEIFLKEHGIKLERTAVGDRYVLESMNKNGFNLGGEQSGHVIMSDHATTGDGVLTGLHLAAEMSRTGLPLSELASRMQATPQKLINVKGVDRAGVAACVPLQEAIKDAEAQLGDTGRVLLRPSGTEPLVRVMVEAETQEVADATAQALADVVARELAI from the coding sequence ATGTCTAGATTATTCGGAACCGACGGTGTACGCGGTCTCGCTAACGAAGTGATTACTCCTGCTCTTGCTATGGAGCTTGCGCAGGCCGCGTCCATCGTCCTTGGGTTCAATACGGTTAAAGAAGGTGTCCGCCCTAAGGCTGTTATCGCCCATGATTCCCGTATCTCCGGTGAGTTCATTGGCGCGGCAATGACCGCAGGCTTTGCAGCCTCCGGCGTTGATGTGCTCGACGCGGGCATGGTGCCCACCCCCGCCGCAGCCTACCTGGTGGCAAGCACAGAAGCTGACTTCGGCGTCATGATTTCTGCCTCCCACAACGCTGCTGAGGATAACGGCATCAAGTTCCTGGCGCGTGGCGGTAAGAAGCTGGACGACGCGATTGAGGACGCCATCGAGGCCCTCTATCGCTCCAAGGACTTCCGTTACCCCACCCACAGTGAGGTGGGGCGTGTCCGTCCGCTGACTGATGGCGAAGACCGCTACGTCACCCATCTGGTATCAACTATGCCCGAGCACCGCCGTCTCAACGGCCTCAAGGTTGTGCTGGACTGTGCCAACGGTGCCTCCTCCGGGGTTTCTCCCGACGCCTTCCGCACCCTGGGCGCCAAGGTGTTTGTGATCGGTGCTGAACCCGATGGCATTAACATCAACGACGGTGTGGGCTCAACCCACCCTGAGAAGCTTCAGGAAGCGGTCGTGCGCCACAGCGCTGACCTGGGCATTGCCCACGACGGCGACGCCGACCGCTGTATGGCTGTCGATGAGCAGGGCAACCTGGTAGATGGCGATCAGATTATGTCGATTCTGGCGCTGTCAATGAAGGAAGCTGGCACCCTTAAGGACGACACCCTGGTCGCCACCGTCATGTCTTCACTGGGCCTGGAAATCTTCCTCAAGGAACACGGCATCAAGCTAGAGCGCACCGCTGTGGGCGACCGCTACGTGCTGGAATCCATGAACAAGAACGGCTTTAACCTGGGCGGTGAGCAGTCGGGCCACGTGATTATGTCGGACCATGCCACCACCGGTGACGGCGTGTTGACGGGCCTGCATCTGGCTGCTGAAATGTCCCGTACCGGTCTGCCTTTGTCTGAGCTGGCTAGCCGCATGCAGGCAACCCCCCAGAAGCTCATTAACGTCAAGGGTGTTGATCGCGCTGGCGTAGCCGCTTGCGTGCCCCTGCAAGAAGCGATTAAGGACGCCGAGGCCCAGCTGGGCGATACCGGTCGAGTTCTGCTTCGCCCCTCGGGTACCGAACCCCTGGTGCGCGTCATGGTTGAAGCTGAAACCCAGGAAGTTGCAGATGCAACCGCCCAGGCTTTAGCCGACGTTGTAGCTCGTGAACTGGCTATCTAA
- a CDS encoding MscL family protein, which translates to MLVGSPTLDEFFVFGQVKVGVFLTAVVNFLLIAAALYFCIVMPINKFNERRAAKLNLTEEAEEEDPSLLCSRKSVTL; encoded by the coding sequence ATGCTGGTCGGCTCCCCCACCTTGGACGAGTTCTTCGTCTTTGGGCAGGTTAAGGTTGGCGTCTTCCTGACCGCAGTTGTCAACTTCCTTCTGATTGCAGCAGCCCTGTACTTCTGCATCGTTATGCCCATCAACAAGTTCAACGAGCGTCGTGCTGCCAAGCTCAACCTTACAGAAGAGGCTGAGGAAGAGGATCCCAGCTTACTCTGCTCAAGGAAATCCGTGACGCTCTGA